Genomic DNA from Haloarcula marina:
TTTCGGAGTTCGATACCATAGATTCGCCCGTCGCGGACCCCGACCGGACGGTGCTCACGATGGACGGCATCTCGAAGGACTACGGGCAGGAAGTCGCCGTCGAGGACCTCTCGCTCGAAGTGAAGGACGGCGAACTGCTCACGCTGTTGGGACCGTCGGGATGCGGAAAGACGACCACACTCCGGATGATCGCCGGGTTGGAGGAGCCGACCAGCGGGTCTATCACCATCGCTGACGAGACGGTCACCGGCGACGCCGACGGGGCCTATCGCCGTCCGGAAGAGCGCGACGTGGGCATCGTCTTTCAGGACTACGCCCTCTTCCCGCACCTCTCGGTCGCCGAGAATATCGCGTTCGGCCTCACGGAGATGGACGAGGAGGACGCGGACCGTCGCGTCGACGAACTGCTCGACCTCGTGGATTTGGCGGCCCACCACGACAAGATGCCGAATCAACTCTCGGGCGGCCAGCAACAGCGCGTCGCCCTCGCCCGCTCGCTCGCACCGGAACCGGACGTGCTCCTGCTGGACGAACCGTTCTCGAACTTGGACGTTCGCCTGCGCGTCGAGATGCGGGAGGAAGTCCGGAAGATTCTGAAGCGGGCCGGTGTCACCGCCATCTCGGTGACCCACGACCAAGAAGAGGCCCTGTCCATCAGCGACCGCGTCGCCATCATGAACGACGGCGACATCGCACAGGTCGGCGACCCCGCGAAGGTGTTCGAGAACCCGGAGAGCCGGTTCGTCGCGAGTTTCCTCGGACAGGCGAGTTTCCTCTCCGGGCGCGTGACCGAGGAGCGACTCGAAACCGGCCTCGGGTCGTTCGACCTCGAACTCCTGAACGGCCCCATCGAGGCCTACGACGGGGCGATGATCGATGTGCTCGTCCGTCCCGACGACCTTCGGGCGGTCCCGACCAACGAACCGAAGGCCGACGGCTACGTCGTCCACCGCCAGTACAACGGCCCCTCGTTCATCTATCGGGTCGAACTCCACAGCGGCGACGTGGTCCACTGCATGCACAACCACGTCGAGACGTTCGAGGCGGGCCAACCCGTCGAGGTCGACCTCGACGCGGACCACGAACTGGCG
This window encodes:
- a CDS encoding ABC transporter ATP-binding protein, which encodes MSKQKPSQRISEFDTIDSPVADPDRTVLTMDGISKDYGQEVAVEDLSLEVKDGELLTLLGPSGCGKTTTLRMIAGLEEPTSGSITIADETVTGDADGAYRRPEERDVGIVFQDYALFPHLSVAENIAFGLTEMDEEDADRRVDELLDLVDLAAHHDKMPNQLSGGQQQRVALARSLAPEPDVLLLDEPFSNLDVRLRVEMREEVRKILKRAGVTAISVTHDQEEALSISDRVAIMNDGDIAQVGDPAKVFENPESRFVASFLGQASFLSGRVTEERLETGLGSFDLELLNGPIEAYDGAMIDVLVRPDDLRAVPTNEPKADGYVVHRQYNGPSFIYRVELHSGDVVHCMHNHVETFEAGQPVEVDLDADHELAWYPAE